The sequence CGCGCATTTTTGGGAATCCGTTGCACAATCCAATTCAGGGCAGTTAAATCATCAGCTTTGGCGATAATCGTACCATCATTAATCACGCTATGCATTTTGGTAGCCGAAATCAGCACGGTTATTGCCAAAATTGCGGTGCGAATCGCCCGCCAACCTCGGGCTACTCCCTGTTTGAGATGTTTGCTCAAGCCTTGGTCCAATGAAGCAACCCCAAAGCCAAACCACAAACTAATCGGCAGAAAAATTGCCAAAGCCACAATGTTGTTGTTGAAAAACGAAAGATAGGGCAAGCCAATCACCACCGGATTGGCAAATAACATCACCAGGCCAGCCCATAAAAAGCTGATCAGCACCAAACGCCAGTGTTGAAAGAAGCCAAACCAAGCAGCCAACAAACCTACTAAAAAGAGCACAAGGTTATTCCACGTCCAATATAAGCCTTTCGCAGCTTCGTAGGTATTGTAGCCACCACCAACCAATTGTTTGGGTGTGCCACTGCCAGCAGGCTGAATTTCACGAATCAATAAGGCCAGCCAGGGCGACATCAACAAAATCGCCATGCCAACTGCTGCCGCTTGCTTGCCCAAGATTTGCCAGCGTTGCTCAGTCCAAACATCGCGGCCCAACCAAACCGCGACACACCATAACAACGCAAAGCCAGCCGCCACAAAGTGAGTTGGCAGTAGCCCACCAACCACGAGCGTTAGCAAAATCAGGCCTTTGCGATCAGGTCGATCAAGCGCAACCCACGCCAACAGCAGCACCACCGGAACCATCGCCAAGCCCGAAAGCAAGGTGTAACGGCCCCAACTCAGGTAATAAGCGGGCATAATCGAGATAAAGCCCGTCATGGTGGCGGCGGCTAGGCCAGCAATCGGGCTTTTGGTTAGACCAATCGTGGCGCTGCCAACCGAAATCACCACCAACACCCCCAAGAATTGACCATACCACAGCATAAATTGGGGAATGCTCATGCCACTCAGATTGTAGATCGTGGCTGCCGTGGCGTGAAAGCCCCAGTGATAGCCAAAATTATCAACTGGCATGTAGGGGCGCAACGAGTAGGGCACTTGGCCGCTTTCAGCAATCACTCGCATAATCGTGGCATGGTGCAGCGAATCGACCCACGGTGGAAAAGCCACGTTGCGAATATGGCTCATTCTGGTGCTAATCGCGAAGGTCACAATTAATAACGCCAACCCAAGAATTGGCACTGGCGCTGGCAAGGTCCAAGGCCGTTCGCCCTCACGCCATAAACGCCAAACAACCCCGCCAACCAAGCCAAAGGCAATCAAGGAGATCATGCCAGTGCTCAGGGCTAAACCAAGCGTGGTCAGCCATAAGTAGCCCAACGGCCAAACTGCCAAGCTCAGTCCAATCCACAGGCTGGGTCGCACCAATGGCGCTAAATTCAAATCCAGCCAGCGCTCGAGCAAGTAGCCTGGAGCTAGCGCACAAACTAGCGCTGCAAACCAAAAACGGCTGTTTGGCAGAATTAAGATTAATATTGCTAGCCCAAGCAGGCCACCCAGCCCAATCATTCGTTGACGATTCATAGACAGCACCCTACAATTTGTGGTTCATGGCAAATGGTACACGAAAAACGCCACTGGTAAAACAGTAGCGTTCAAGCCAAAAGTCATGATTTTACGGTTGTTTAGCGATGGACTTCGGCGCGTTGTTCAGCTAATTGCAATTGCCAATTTTGTACGCGCAACCGTTGCACCAACGAGCGAGCCAGATTTTGCATCAGCTTCAGGCCCAGCGAGGCATCATCTTCAAACAAGGCAAACAGATAACGGCTATCGATCGAAAGCACGGTCGCTCCCGACTTGCCAGCGCGTAAATCGGCGGTGCGTCGGCCACCTTTGCCCTGAATCAAGGCCATTTCGCCAGCAATTTGGCCCGCCATCAGCACATTAACCCGCCGCGATTCTTCAATCCCAAGCTCATTGCTGATTCGCACCAAAACATCAACTTGGCCATCTTGCACAATAAATAATTCATCGCCGCTTGAATCTTCCAGCGCCAGCACATCTTGCGGGGCAAAATGATGTTGATGGCACAAACCTGCCACCCGCAAGCGTTGCGATTCACTTAAATCTTGGCCTAACTCAGTATTCGAGAGGAACTGGGCAATTTCGCCAACATCAAGATCACGCTGCTGTTGTACTTGATCATTTGGCAGGCTCGGCAAAATTGGCAAGCCCAAAAATGAGGCAATATAGCGCATCGTAGTTTCATATTGCTCAAAATGCGGCCAATGCCCAGCATTTGGAATCAAGCGCAAATCAGCTTGCGGCCATTCGTCAGCTACCGCGCCAGCATCACGCAACGGCACAGTATTATCCTCAGCGCCCCAAATCACTTGAGCTGGCGGCTGAATTTGCTTGAGTTTGCCACGCAAATCGCCCATTTTCATGGCTTCGTAGCAGGCAGCGCGAACTCTGCCTTGGCCTGGTCGCCGTGCATCGGCGCGAATTCGATCATAATCTTGCTGCGAGATTGCGGCCCGTTCAGCGAAGAGGATCGGCTTCATCAATTGATTGATATAGCTTAAAGGCGTATTTTCGAGATAACTCAAAATTTTGCCGCCCAATCGCGTGCGTTCGAGCAAAATATGCGGAGCCACAAACAAATTGATAAAGGTTGATAGTCGCCCGCTGACCACTGGATTGAGCAAAATCAAACGTTCGACCAGCATTGGGTGGCGCAGGGCTAAAGTCATGGCAATTTGGCCGCCCATCGAGTGACCAAGCACAACCACTGGTCGATCGCTCGCTTCCTCGATCAATTTGGCCATCAAATCGGCATACCAATCGATCGTAATTGGGTGTTTCGGTGCAGGCGACCGCCCATAGCCAGGCAAATCGACCGCCATATACGAATAGCGCGTGCCCAAAGCTTGCAGCAGCGGAGTCCAGGTAAACCACGAACTCGACCAGCCATGAATTAATAAGGCGACGGGGGCATTACGGCGATTATCGCGGATATGCAGTTCCTGTCCGTCGATGACATAGGTTGACATGCACTACCCTCATTGCAGGAACAATTACATAATTGGGCTATTGTAGCATATTGGGGCAAGTGGCTTCCCTAGATACGAGGCTAGTTAGTAGGAGCGAGGGAGCAGTTATCAGTTATCAGGGGCCAGTAATCACACAACTATGAAGAATACGAAGGAGCAAGGGATCGGTTATTGGGGGTCGGGGATCGGGCGACGAGCAATCACAGAGATGATGAAGGGTCAAGGGTTTCGTGAGCACGCAACCACGAAGAACGCGAAGAGCACGAAGGGGAAGATAAAGATCAGAATAGCTTGAATATAGACTAAAAAGCCTGATTTTACCGTCTTTATTAGAATCATTCTCATTATGTGACTAAAGTTACAGAAGCATGGCGAGGAGCTTGCTACACTAATCTTAGAAAACAAGTATGAAGTTTACGCCTCAGCGCGAAGGAGTATCAACAATGGCCTACGTAATTGCAGAACCATGTGTCGGCACCAAAGATTCAGCCTGTGTCAAAGTTTGCCCAGTTGACTGTATCTATGAAGGTGAAGACCAATACTATATCAACCCCGACGAATGTATTGATTGTGGCGCTTGCGAACCAGAATGCCCAGTCAGCGCAATTTTCTCAAGCGACAGCGTGCCCGAACAATGGGCCTCATACACCCAAAAGAACGTCGATTTCTTCGGTTAGTTCTGAACCAAGCCAATTGACTCTCAGGGACACGGAAATTTCCGTGTCCCTGTTATTTATTAAATTGAGGTTGCGATGCTGCGTTTTCCGGTAGTTTGTTTTGATGTTGGCTTTACCTTGCTCGATGAGCGGGTTGATGCCCACGATTTAATTGGCGAGGTGCTGCAAGAATTGGGCTTGCAGGTTGAACCCAATTTGATTCGCGATGCCCGCAAAGCGACCAATCGTTGGTATCATCAGCGCTATCATTCGCTCGATAATAACGATTGGAGTTCCGATGCCACAATTCGCACGCTTTGGCTCGAATTCTATCAACATCTATTCGATCAAATCGATCCCTCGCTGGATCACGCAATGCTTGGAGATCGCTTGATTGCGCACTACGAGCAGCCCGAAAATTGGGTTCCCTTCAACGATGTGCGCGAAACCCTCGATAGTTTGCATGCCAAAGGCATTCGAATTGGGATTGTCTCGGATTGGGCCAGCAGTTTACGGCCAATTCTGACCTACAACAAACTGTTGCCCTACTTCGATTTTGCGGTTATTTCGGCGGATGCTGGCTATGCCAAACCCATGACCGACCTCTATCAACTGGCGATCAAGCGCTCCGGCGTTGCCGCTGATCAGATTATTCATATTGGCGATAGTTATTATGCTGATGTGTTGGGCGCACGCGCAGTTGGCATGCAAGCGGCGTTAATCGACCGTCACAAGCGCATTCCCAAAGCCGATTGTCCAATTCTGCACGATTTACGCGATTTATTGCCGTTGGTTTAATGATGAAGAATAAGGTTTTATGGCTAGCATAGGCGCAAACGCAGTACCAAAACTGGCGGAATTTCGCTAAAATTGGCCCATGAAAATGGGTGGGTGCTGGTTGTACCTGTCGGATAGCGCGGCTCAAGCAATCCATCAAGCACAAATCCTGCCGCAAATGCTATGCCCAGTAAGCTTGTGAGCGACCGATGAAAATTGAATTGGGCGCTTGGCTGACCAACTACCCCAACCCCTTGGTGCACAGCTGGCGTGAGATAACTGCCAATTTGTAGCCGCGAGTGAGTTTCGACCTCGCCTTGCGCATTCTCAAATTGCTCGACAATTTTGCGACTGTGCGGGGTTTGAAAACATGGATGGACTGTCGCCAGCACAAAATGGCCTTGTGGCTTGAGCAATTTGGCTGCTGCTTGAAATAACGGCTCAATCGAGGGCAAATCCATCAGCACCATCGTCGAAACTAAAGCATCAAAACTGCTAGCACCTAAGGCCAATAATTGATCGAAATTAGTTGCATCGACAACTTGATATTCGAGGGTTGTAGAGCTTGGATACTGCTTGGCACGTTCGATTAAGCTGGTGCTAGCATCAACTGCCAGCACCGTTGCTCCCAATTCAGCCAAATGTCGTGCGAAGAGACCGTTCCCACAACCAATGTCAAGCACACGTTGCGCCGCTTGCAACTCTAACAAACTCAGCATGGCAGGCCGCACCAATTGCAAATGAAAACGGTTACCATCCTGACCCATTGAGTTATCCCAATGCTCAGCGTTCGTTTCCCAAACAGCATTGGATTGAGCATTTAATTCAGGCCATTCGCTATTTGCACTCATTGAGCAGTATTCCTAATATTCTTGAGGATCGATCAACTCGCTACAGCCAGGGATATCTTGCAAACGCTCGAAGCATTGGCGACCATGGGCTTTGGCCAGTTCAAGCATCTGATCAGCGCCTGCTGAAGGGCCACCAACCCGCAACACCGCATCGCAACGAATCACCAAGCGCTCAGCAATTGGGTGAAAAATCGCATTAAAGATCTCATCACCAATCCGTTTAGAGCCAGCCAAATCAACCATTGGTAGCGCCAGCCACTCGCCAAGCACTGGCAAATGTCCAGCGTTGAACAACGGTAACACATATGATTCCATCAAATGAACATTGGCCGCAATTTTAGCTGGATCGTCGCCAGTGCCAGAACGATAGGGCCCAGCAATTAAAATCATCAACGCAGCGTGATCAGCCATTAGAGCAACCTCCAAACAAAATCCTCGTTACTCTAGCATAGCTGTCAACTACAGGGCATTTGGCCATGGCCCAGCTGCTTGGCTTGGTAACTCAACTACTTCGGTTTTTTGATCATAGAGCTTAAAACCACGGGCTTGGTAGTTGGCTAAGGCAGTTGGGCCATCGAGCGTGCAAGTATGCAGCCAAACCCGCGAGCTGGTTAATTGCCAAGCCTGCTGAATAACCTTGGTAAGTAAAAGCCCGCCCAAGCCTTGGCCATACCATTGCGGCAACAAGCCAAAATAGCCAATTTGGGCTGAGCCGTCGGCCGCTTGCACCAACTCGCAATAGCCAATCGGAATACCTTGATATGTGCCGAGCCATGTTTGAATTGTAGGCTGGCTCAAGTAATCGAGCCATTGTTGATACGACCAGCCGAGCCGATCAAGCCAATACCACTGAGCACCCACCGCCGTATATAAAAAGCGATTGAGTTCAGGGCTAATCCGCTGAACTTGGGCAAAACCAAAAGCTGGCTCATGGCGTAAACTTGGCTTAAGCTCGCTGGCTGATAACATCTCAAGGTAGGTTGTTGTCACTTCGCGCTGCATGGACTTCCTCATCGAACTAGTGCTTGAAGGATTATCGAAGCAAACCATAGAAAAAACCAACCCAAAAAAATTACCGTGGCATAGAGGTAAATTCGTGCTTTAATACTCGCCGCAGTATGTTTGATGTTGCCCTTGGTCACAGTAACCTCAAATGGCAATAAACGAGCCAAGTTGGAATAATACTCTAACCCAAACTGATAGAGCGCCTGCTGTTCATAGGTAAATTGCAATACACTCCCACGAATTAAACCTACCCGAACATTGATTAATTGAGCAGCATTAATTGACTGACCCTCAATCAAAAATGGCTCAGTTTGCTCAATTCCACTAGCGGCACCATGCATAGCTGCAAATTTCTTGATTGGATAGATCCATAGGCCTGTAGCCGTAACAAACACAACCGCTCGTAACGACTCGACCCAGTTTGTTCCACGTACTAATTCTGTTGGTTGATCAAGTGGTTTTTTAATTATTTTGGCAATTAACGTTATTTGTGGTTGCAATTCAGGATGATCAGCAGCAAATTGCTGACTCATCGCTTTCACATTATAAATCGATCGATTAAACCAGCGGCGCATACGATTGATCCTCTCTCGCTAAAATCATTCGTTCGGCAGATCTTATTGTAACTCAACGCAAGTATGCTGAGGATTAATTATACCGAATGAGGTAAGCCATGCCAACCACTGAATTTTGCCTTGAATGCGGCGCTCCATCGGTTGAAGGCTTCAACTGTTGGGAGCAATTAGGGGCGTTAATCGCCTGGGAATATAACGACCCAGCCTTGCATGCCCAGCACTTTTTGGTTGTCGCCAGCTACAATTTGCAACACCCGGCTCAATTTACCGAGGCAGCGATTGAACAACTGCGCAGCGCATTCAACGATTATCTTGATCATGGGGTTAGTGCCGCAACATTACGGCAACGAGTTGCCAAAACCTATGCAGGCGCGACGCGGGTGCTGCGGCCTGAAGCTGAACGCCGACCGCAATTACGCCGCTGGACGATGACCATTGCTGATGTCTATCTGCCTGAACAACCAGCAGGAGCCGTCGAGCGCTTATTGCGTTGGGCCAGAGTTATTCAGGCGAATCAAGCGGTGGCGCAGGCTTGATAATCGCTTTGGCTAGCGCTAGCCCTTCAACCACCGTACTACCAGCAGCAATTAATGCACTAGCACAAGCTTCAAAGGTTGAGCCAGTGGTAAGCACATCGTCGATCAGCAATACATGGCTTGGGGCAGGCTGTTGACCACGCCATTCAAAAGCTCCGGCGACATTGCTGGCACGAGCTTGCGCTTGCTGACCAACTTGATGCTCGGTGGCACGCACCCGTTGCAAATCGGTGCTCAGTGGCAATTGCCAAGCTTTGGCCAAATTACGCGCCAATAATTCAGCTTGATTATAGCCACGTTCACGTTTGCGCACGCCATGCAATGGCACAGGCATCAACACAACATCGTTCCAAGCACAAAAATCAAACAACAATGGAGCCAAAATTTGGGCTAAGGGATGGGCATTTTGATATTTAAAAGCATGGATTGCCGCGCGTAGACTGCCTTGAAACGGATAAATACCCAAAGCACGTTCAAGTGGTGAATCGGCGGCTAAAGGTTGCGGTCGTTGGGGTGGAGTCAGCGGAATACATTCGGCGAAGCAAGCGGGGCAAAATTGCGTGCCAGCCTTGCCACAGCTATAGCAGCGTGGCGGGTAAACGAGATCAAGCAAGCTATTCCATAAACGGTTGATCATCGTAGCCCCAAATCAAACCCGCAAGCCAGTTGACTTGCGGGTGACGCTTTTAGGCGGTTTGTCGATTATTGGGTAGAGGCATGCGTTCCCAAACTTGCCAAATCAGCAGCAACAGAATCATCCATTGCAATGGTTGGCGCACGGCAATCATTGCCGCCACAAACGAGCGCGATGATGGAATATGCCGATAGAGCCAATCGATAGCAACCCCAGGCCACGTGCTAGCAGTCGCCAGCCAATCGCCAACCCCAACCGTGTTTGCCAAGAGATACACCCCGTAGATCACCAAACCAAGCGCCAAGATGCTGGCAAAGCCACTGAGGCCAACGAAGGCGCGGCGTTGCAACTTCCAGTGCTTGCTGCGCACCAACATTGGTGGCATCAAACCTGGCACTAAGGCCAAAAGTTTAGCAGTCAGATCATCGGGAACACTAGTAATCATCGCTGAGCGCACGACGGTATCGAAGGCTTCAGCGCGGCGAGCACGTTGAGCACAGCTTTCACATTCAGCAAGATGGTCTGTAAGTTGTGGATCAAGCGCTTCTTCACGCAGATCATAGTTGGTACGATGTTCACAACGCTTCATGACACACCTCAGCGCCAGCCTAGGGCAAATGCAAAGCGACCGCGGTTTGGCCGTTCATCGGTAACAGGTTCACGTTTGGCGGGCAAAATTGCTTCCGATTGATTGGCACCTAAGAGCAAGGCAAGCCGCTCTTTACCACGGCGAATATAGCTTTTGACCGTATTCAGCGGTACTTCCAAAATTTCAGCAATATCATTGTACCGCAAATCGTCAAAATAGTAGAGCGTTAATGCTAAACGATAATGATCTTCCAGTTTATCCAAGGCTTGGGTTACTTCGGCCCGCAACTCGTGGTTGGTTGCCACTTCTTGAGGGTCGGCCCAACGGTTATCATCGGCAATGCTCGATAATGGATCAACGGTTTCACCATCGTCATCGGTCATTGGTGGCATCTCCGGAGCACGGCGGCCACGTTTGCGCAGCTCATCACGCCCAAGGTTGATCACCAAACGATAGAGCCACGTGGTAAAACGACTTTCGCCATTATACTGGCCAATCACCCGTAACAGCTTGATACAAGCATCTTGGGTTAGGTCAGCGGCATCTTCGGGCTGGCGCATCACGCTCATGGCGATGTTGTAAATATAATGTTGTTGGCTAACAATCAATGCTCCCATTGCTTCGGGGTCATTGCGTTGAGCGCGATATAAAATTTCTGTAGTTGGTTCGGCCACAGTATACAACTCCTTGCCATCAGCGTGGCTTCTGTTGCTTGAGACGCTGACCCGCAAAAAATAGTTGCAGCAATTCGCAGCGATTAATCACGATTATGCCAAAATTGCTCAATTTGCAAAATGATCTTTCGATCTGTCGCCACTAGTCCTTTAGGACGATCAAGCCAAACTGCCCCACTCTGAGCCTTCAGAGCAGGGCAGTTGTTGATTAAATCAATCAAATTTAGCGTAAGCCGAAGCGCCGCACAATCCGCACAATCCAGGCTGTTAGCAAAGGATCGGGTAGACCATCTTCGTTCAGCCACGCGCCACTTGGTTGTTGCAAATTGCGTAGCAAATTAATTGCCTGCGTCACGGCGCGGGTCATCCGGGGAATCCGTGCAATGCCCGCTGCATTTAGCATCACTGCGAGGCTTGGCGCATCCCAATCAGTCGAAAGCAAATCGCCTAAGCCGCCCAACATGCGCTTGACTGGCCGACTTTCGCGGTGACCCAACAAAACCGCTGCCAACATAGCCCAACCAGTTGCCTCAACTCGAAAGCCTGGCAATAAGCCGTTATTGGCAATTTGGCCCAGCAACCAAGTATTGGCTTTATCTGCCGCCACATTGACTTCGGGGTTATCCAACAAGGCTAGGCTGGCCGAACAAACAGCGGTCGTGTAGATCAGCGCGGCATCCGACTCGCTATCCATCCACAAGGGCGGGCTATAGATCGCTAAATTGCTGTTTTCGCGCCACCAGCCACGCGGCGATTGAGCATCGAGAATAAAGCGGCTGGCCACAGCTACTGCCGGATGATCGCTAGCCTCAAGTTCGACAAAATGGCGAATAATGTTGCAGCTATCGTTGAGGGTGCTCGGACGGCCAGTCACGCCATTCAGCGGAAAACCACCATCGTCGTTTTGCAAAGCGGCTAATTGATCAAGCAGTTCGTCATCTGCTGGAGTTGCCTCAAGCATGTGAGTTATTTTGGCTTGGGCTAAAACATTGCCCGATTGTTCAATCCATTGAATTGCTTCTGGAATACGCATTGATGTGCCTTAATTCTGAAAATAAAGATATGTCTATTGTACCATCAGCGAATTAGCACTGGCGGCACGGTTTGTTTAAGCTCAACAATCTGGCCGCCACTGGTTAATTGGGGCGCTGGCCAAGCAAATTGGCCCTTGTGGCGAGCTACGCCCAATAGTTGAATGGGGTAAATGCCAGCCCGAACATTGGCGGCACTGAATTGACCATCATGCCAATTCAAGCCTGTGGCGGAACCAAGCTGCCACTCCACACCACTCGGCGCAGCCAAGCGTAGTTGTAATAATGACAGATCTTGTTCAAGCACCAAATAGCCTTGCCACAGCCATTGCTCACCATAACCCAATTGATCTGCGCTGCTGGAATGGAGCAAGTGGGCTTGTGCCGCTGGGTTTTGCCAGCTAGCTTGACTCGCCAACAAGATTGGGCCATTCGGCTCGATCTGCACGTTAAGTTGGTTGGTAATTGGCAACGTTAGGCTGCTGGCTTGATCATAATCACTCAAGGCTGCGCCATTCAAGCCCAAACGATAATCCCCACGAGTTGGAAAATCTTGTTGGGTTAGCTGAAATACCGCTACGCTACTTGGCAAATCTTCCCATGCCGTGCCATTCCAGCCCTCGGCGATCAGCTTGAGCACTTGGGCACGTAAGGCTGAACTTGGCTGGCTGCGCTCAAAAATCAAGCCGATCAGCGCCGCTTGGCGGGTGCGGCTCATCCAAGCACTTGGCTCTAGGGGTTGAACCAACAGCTGGCGCACTTCAGGCAAGTATTGATCAGCCTGAGGTGAATCGAGCAGCACCAAGGCATAAATCAAGCGCAAGCGTTGAGCCGTGGTTAATTGGCGATTTTTGAGTAAGCTGGTAATTTGAGTCTCAACTGTTTTGCCGCTGTGCGCCAAGGCCAACAGCATTTCGCTGCGCAAATCGGGATCAAGTGGACTAACCAAGGCTAACCAACGAGCGGCTTGAGCTTCGAGTTGGCGCAGCTGGGGCGAACGTTGCTCGGTCGCAATCAGTTGCACAATCAAGGCAGTCAATTGCAAATCGCCCGCCTGCGCATCCCAACTCCAGCTGCCATTGGTAAGTTGCTGCTTGGCCAATAATTCAATCTCGGCCTGAGCAGGCTGAGCTGCATAACGGGCTAGCGCAATTCGCCCAGCCAACGTCAGGGGATCATCGCCCTGCAATTGGCTGGGTAAGGCTTGGCTGGCTTGGGCTAAACTGGCAATCGCAATATTAATCGAGGCCGCTTGGTTGGCCGTCGGCACTTGCCAAGTAATATCGGTCGCTTCGGTCAACAAACGGCTTTGTTGCAAACGCACTTGGCTTGGTGGCTGAATCGTCAGGGCTTTGGTGATAATTTGGGTTTGTTGATTAACTTCAATGGTTGCGGTAAGTGTGGTCGTGCCAAGGTTGGTGGCAACCAAGGCTTGAGTTGTAGTATAAATTCGACCACTATTGCCAGTGGTTGGCTCGGCCAAGGCCGCAAGATAGGCCGAATCAACATTTAAGCGTATGTTGGGAATACCGCCACGGGTTGCTAGCAAATTCAAGCGAGCGGTCACGCTCAGTTGATCGCCCACAATCAAGCGTTCAGGCAACAGCATTTGGGCATCGATCAAGGGATTTGCTGCATACAACGTCGTGGCTTCGGCGCTATTCAAGCCATCGCTGGCTAAGGCCTGAATGCGCCAACCCTCGCCAAATCCCTGTAAATCGAGCACTGCTTGGCCATTGCTGGCTGTGCGGACAAGCCGCTGTTGGCTAGCTGACGTTTGGATTGACTGAAAACTCAAGCCAACCATGCTGGCAACAGGCCGACCAGCGCGTTGGGTTGCCAGCACCAATTGCGAGCCGCTGACAACCATCGTCAAATCGAGCGGCGCAACCGCTTGGAAGGGAATTTGGCTGCTGCTACTGATTAATTGTTCAGCATCAAGCCAAGCTAAAGCCACCTCTAATTGCTGAGTACTGCTCAGACTGGGCGTAATTGCGATGCGCTGACCAGCTGACCAAGGTTGAATTTGCTGGCGAATGCTGCTACCTTCAAACCAACTGACCAAAACACTGGTGGCCGCTAGATTGGTCAGCGGCGCAAGGGCAAGTTCAGTCGTTTCGACCAAGCTAC comes from Chloroflexota bacterium and encodes:
- a CDS encoding class I SAM-dependent methyltransferase, coding for MSANSEWPELNAQSNAVWETNAEHWDNSMGQDGNRFHLQLVRPAMLSLLELQAAQRVLDIGCGNGLFARHLAELGATVLAVDASTSLIERAKQYPSSTTLEYQVVDATNFDQLLALGASSFDALVSTMVLMDLPSIEPLFQAAAKLLKPQGHFVLATVHPCFQTPHSRKIVEQFENAQGEVETHSRLQIGSYLTPAVHQGVGVVGQPSAQFNFHRSLTSLLGIAFAAGFVLDGLLEPRYPTGTTSTHPFSWANFSEIPPVLVLRLRLC
- a CDS encoding DUF5946 family protein; protein product: MPTTEFCLECGAPSVEGFNCWEQLGALIAWEYNDPALHAQHFLVVASYNLQHPAQFTEAAIEQLRSAFNDYLDHGVSAATLRQRVAKTYAGATRVLRPEAERRPQLRRWTMTIADVYLPEQPAGAVERLLRWARVIQANQAVAQA
- a CDS encoding ComF family protein is translated as MINRLWNSLLDLVYPPRCYSCGKAGTQFCPACFAECIPLTPPQRPQPLAADSPLERALGIYPFQGSLRAAIHAFKYQNAHPLAQILAPLLFDFCAWNDVVLMPVPLHGVRKRERGYNQAELLARNLAKAWQLPLSTDLQRVRATEHQVGQQAQARASNVAGAFEWRGQQPAPSHVLLIDDVLTTGSTFEACASALIAAGSTVVEGLALAKAIIKPAPPLDSPE
- a CDS encoding terpene cyclase/mutase family protein is translated as MRIPEAIQWIEQSGNVLAQAKITHMLEATPADDELLDQLAALQNDDGGFPLNGVTGRPSTLNDSCNIIRHFVELEASDHPAVAVASRFILDAQSPRGWWRENSNLAIYSPPLWMDSESDAALIYTTAVCSASLALLDNPEVNVAADKANTWLLGQIANNGLLPGFRVEATGWAMLAAVLLGHRESRPVKRMLGGLGDLLSTDWDAPSLAVMLNAAGIARIPRMTRAVTQAINLLRNLQQPSGAWLNEDGLPDPLLTAWIVRIVRRFGLR
- a CDS encoding DUF4406 domain-containing protein, with the protein product MADHAALMILIAGPYRSGTGDDPAKIAANVHLMESYVLPLFNAGHLPVLGEWLALPMVDLAGSKRIGDEIFNAIFHPIAERLVIRCDAVLRVGGPSAGADQMLELAKAHGRQCFERLQDIPGCSELIDPQEY
- a CDS encoding alpha/beta fold hydrolase, with protein sequence MSTYVIDGQELHIRDNRRNAPVALLIHGWSSSWFTWTPLLQALGTRYSYMAVDLPGYGRSPAPKHPITIDWYADLMAKLIEEASDRPVVVLGHSMGGQIAMTLALRHPMLVERLILLNPVVSGRLSTFINLFVAPHILLERTRLGGKILSYLENTPLSYINQLMKPILFAERAAISQQDYDRIRADARRPGQGRVRAACYEAMKMGDLRGKLKQIQPPAQVIWGAEDNTVPLRDAGAVADEWPQADLRLIPNAGHWPHFEQYETTMRYIASFLGLPILPSLPNDQVQQQRDLDVGEIAQFLSNTELGQDLSESQRLRVAGLCHQHHFAPQDVLALEDSSGDELFIVQDGQVDVLVRISNELGIEESRRVNVLMAGQIAGEMALIQGKGGRRTADLRAGKSGATVLSIDSRYLFALFEDDASLGLKLMQNLARSLVQRLRVQNWQLQLAEQRAEVHR
- a CDS encoding HAD-IA family hydrolase; translated protein: MLRFPVVCFDVGFTLLDERVDAHDLIGEVLQELGLQVEPNLIRDARKATNRWYHQRYHSLDNNDWSSDATIRTLWLEFYQHLFDQIDPSLDHAMLGDRLIAHYEQPENWVPFNDVRETLDSLHAKGIRIGIVSDWASSLRPILTYNKLLPYFDFAVISADAGYAKPMTDLYQLAIKRSGVAADQIIHIGDSYYADVLGARAVGMQAALIDRHKRIPKADCPILHDLRDLLPLV
- a CDS encoding sigma-70 family RNA polymerase sigma factor, producing MAEPTTEILYRAQRNDPEAMGALIVSQQHYIYNIAMSVMRQPEDAADLTQDACIKLLRVIGQYNGESRFTTWLYRLVINLGRDELRKRGRRAPEMPPMTDDDGETVDPLSSIADDNRWADPQEVATNHELRAEVTQALDKLEDHYRLALTLYYFDDLRYNDIAEILEVPLNTVKSYIRRGKERLALLLGANQSEAILPAKREPVTDERPNRGRFAFALGWR
- a CDS encoding GNAT family N-acetyltransferase yields the protein MQREVTTTYLEMLSASELKPSLRHEPAFGFAQVQRISPELNRFLYTAVGAQWYWLDRLGWSYQQWLDYLSQPTIQTWLGTYQGIPIGYCELVQAADGSAQIGYFGLLPQWYGQGLGGLLLTKVIQQAWQLTSSRVWLHTCTLDGPTALANYQARGFKLYDQKTEVVELPSQAAGPWPNAL
- a CDS encoding DUF3379 domain-containing protein, translating into MKRCEHRTNYDLREEALDPQLTDHLAECESCAQRARRAEAFDTVVRSAMITSVPDDLTAKLLALVPGLMPPMLVRSKHWKLQRRAFVGLSGFASILALGLVIYGVYLLANTVGVGDWLATASTWPGVAIDWLYRHIPSSRSFVAAMIAVRQPLQWMILLLLIWQVWERMPLPNNRQTA